A stretch of Aspergillus nidulans FGSC A4 chromosome VI DNA encodes these proteins:
- a CDS encoding uncharacterized protein (transcript_id=CADANIAT00009498) produces the protein MEQQGDLQAASNYINNVLLARGLVKSGRPIDFANPENEEGGVATTMARIINLVNDLVLRRDREAEHRENLATTIRTLRAEESHKAVEMEKLQTKKSELSRSLALAEAQERALKTSMSSAEATIRGLKDQVQRMKTTVQQVRSQCANDIRKRDLELQKLKAHLADRQRGKRDGLGVTTININPAASQSSRRYLSGGEGVHDPGYSLKQETNEFLTQLLQNLSDENDSLISLARNTVFTLKELQGLSSTEEPAVDNGYLQGSASTAQRSTYGGAAVTSLPASCEELSGEMDQVLEHLRTLLTNPSFVPLEEVEVRDEEIKRLREGWEKMESRWRQAVTMMDGWHKRIAHGGGSVRAEELRMGLKLNDHVDPRYSQVRDNDVAMPSPIFEDQEDEEDEYFGVEATETEPNDDAEPAPDEPQETSSRALKERTDNTASAKHPPRKEVSFTEKDRKSPSKKQQEDDTMPIKAHQSDAVTRRPSRKRVEPKGPRPAPTRMSVPQKLAAAESEARAAEKARQEQESRKRSRGSKVARKKTGDRRRSTLTSDELGELLGMK, from the exons ATGGAGCAGCAAGGTGATTTGCAGGCTGCCTCAAACTACATTAATAATGTCTTACTGGCCCGGGGCCTGGTTAAGAGCGGCCGACCGATTGATTTTGCGAACCCGGAGAACGAGGAGGGCGGAGTGGCAACCACGATGGCGAGGATCATCAACTTGGTTAACGATTTGGTTCTGAGAAGAGAC CGTGAAGCAGAACATCGAGAGAACCTAGCGACGACGATTCGGACACTGCGAGCGGAAGAATCTCACAAGGCGGTAGAAATG GAAAAACTCCAAACGAAAAAGTCTGAACTATCGCgatcgctggcgctggcggaAGCGCAAGAACGAGCTCTCAAGACCAGCATGTCAAGCGCAGAGGCGACAATCCGGGGGCTGAAAGATCAGGTCCAGCGTATGAAGACGACTGTGCAACAAGTACGATCCCAATGTGCCAACGATATTCGAAAGCGCGATCTCGAGCTACAGAAGTTGAAGGCCCATCTTGCGGACCGACAACGAGGCAAGCGTGATGGTCTGGGCGTGACGACAATCAATATTAACCCTGCTGCTAGTCAATCGTCGCGGAGGTACCTGTCAGGGGGTGAGGGTGTGCATGATCCAGGATACAGCTTGAAGCAGGAAACGAACGAATTCCTTACACAGTTGCTACAGAATCTTAGCGACGAGAATGATTCGCTTATCTCTCTTGCGCGGAACACTGTTTTTACTTTGAAGGAATTACAAGGCTTATCGTCAACAGAAGAGCCGGCTGTTGACAACGGGTACTTGCAGGGGTCAGCTAGTACTGCTCAAAGGTCAACCTACGGGGGCGCTGCCGTCACAAGTCTGCCTGCTTCTTGCGAAGAGCTATCGGGTGAAATGGACCAAGTACTGGAACATCTTCGAACACTGCTTACAAACCCATCATTCGTGCCGcttgaagaggttgaagtGCGCGATGAAGAGATCAAACGACTGCGcgagggctgggagaagatggagagccGTTGGAGACAGGCAGTAACCATGATGGATGGTTGGCATAAGCGGATTGCACATGGGGGAGGATCTGTCCGTGCAGAAGAGCTCCGCATGGGACTGAAACTCAATGATCATGTCGACCCAAGATATTCGCAAGTCCGAGACAATGACGTGGCTATGCCGTCGCCTATTTTCGAGGAccaagaggatgaagaagatgaatacTTTGGAGTGGAGGCGACAGAGACAGAGCCGAACGATGACGCCGAGCCCGCACCAGATGAGCCTCAGGAGACTTCCAGCCGAGCCCTGAAAGAGCGGACCGATAATACAGCGTCGGCGAAGCATCCGCCGCGGAAGGAGGTATCTTTTACCGAGAAAGACCGCAAGTCTCCATCGAAAAAACAACAGGAGGACGACACGATGCCGATTAaagctcatcaatctgaTGCTGTAACTCGACGGCCATCAAGGAAACGAGTTGAGCCCAAAGGGCCACGTCCG GCCCCTACCCGGATGAGCGTGCCTCAGAAACTGGCGGCGGCTGAAAGTGAGGCTCGCGCGGCAGAGAAAGCACgccaagagcaagagagccGAAAGAGGAGTCGTGGAAGTAAAGTTGCTcggaagaagacaggagatCGGCGACGCAGCACACTGACGAGCGATGAGCTGGGGGAGTTACTGGGCATGAAGTAG
- a CDS encoding NAD(P)-dependent alcohol dehydrogenase (transcript_id=CADANIAT00009499): MPDTFTGWVAHGPKSPLTYGAFTPKPFEETDIEVQITHCGICGSDIHTIRSGWAPADYPCVVGHEIIGTATRIGRAVNNKQNIQPGDRVGIGAQCSSCLRPDCEACADGEESYCPKMVGTYNSRFPDGSKAYGGYANRWRGPGHFVFRIPEQLSSAEAAPLLCGGVTVFAPLRRFGAGPGKRVGIVGIGGLGHMGLLFARALGSDAVVAISRSSSKKSDAIGPLPNKLGADAFIATGEDKNWAKTHARSLDIIICTVSGENMPLSGYLRLLKRNGVFVQVGAPEEPLPPLRAFSLIQKGVKVTGSSIGSPEDIRQMLNLAAEKGVRPWVQTRPMEEVNLALQEMHEGKARYRFVLENGAKAGKL; this comes from the coding sequence ATGCCAGACACATTCACAGGCTGGGTCGCGCACGGCCCTAAATCCCCCCTTACGTACGGAGCCTTCACTCCCAAACCTTTCGAGGAAACCGACATTGAAGTCCAAATAACCCACTGTGGCATCTGCGGCAGTGACATCCACACCATCCGCTCTGGCTGGGCCCCAGCAGACTATCCCTGCGTTGTCGGGCACGAGATAATCGGCACAGCAACGCGCATCGGGCGCGCCGTCAATAATAAgcaaaacatccaacccGGCGACCGCGTCGGCATAGGCGCACAATGCTCCTCCTGCCTACGTCCAGACTGCGAAGCCTGCGCCGACGGTGAAGAATCCTACTGCCCGAAGATGGTGGGAACCTACAATAGCCGTTTCCCCGATGGGAGCAAAGCCTATGGTGGGTATGCGAATCGGTGGCGCGGCCCTGGCCACTTTGTTTTCCGCATCCCTGAGCAATTGAGTAGTGCGGAGGCCGCGCCGTTGCTCTGCGGTGGTGTTACTGTATTCGCGCCGCTACGACGCTTTGGCGCTGGACCCGGGAAACGCGTAGGAATAGTGGGTATCGGCGGACTAGGGCATATGGGGTTACTGTTTGCGAGGGCGCTGGGGAGTGACGCCGTTGTTGCAATCTCGCGGTCTTCGTCGAAAAAGAGTGATGCAATTGGGCCATTACCGAACAAATTAGGCGCGGACGCATTTATTGCAACGGGGGAAGACAAGAACTGGGCGAAAACGCATGCGAGATCTCTggatatcatcatctgcaCTGTGTCTGGGGAGAATATGCCGTTGTCGGGGTACCTGAGGCTACTGAAGCGGAACGGGGTCTTTGTGCAGGTTGGCGCGCCTGAGGAGCCGCTGCCTCCGCTCAGAGCCTTCTCACTTATTCAGAAGGGTGTCAAGGTGACGGGGTCGTCGATTGGCTCTCCTGAAGATATTCGGCAAATGCTGAACCTGGCGGCTGAGAAGGGCGTTCGGCCGTGGGTGCAGACCAGGCCTATGGAGGAGGTGAATctggcgctgcaggagatgcATGAGGGGAAAGCGAGATATCGGTTTGTGTTGGAAAATGGGGCGAAGGCAGGGAAGCTATAG
- a CDS encoding glutathione-independent formaldehyde dehydrogenase (transcript_id=CADANIAT00009496) — MAPRTMKALNYVGPFNVKVQEVEMPCLEHPDDIIVKITSAAICGSDLHMYEGRTAAEAGITFGHENLGIVEELGDGVTLLKKGDRVVMPFNVADGRCRNCEDGKTAFCTGVNPGFAGGAYGYVAMGPYRGGQAQYLRVPYADFNALKLPPGTEHEADFILLADIFPTGWHGIEISGFQPGDSVAVFGAGPVGLMAAYSAQIRGASRVYVVDRVPERLRAAEKIGAVPIDFTAGDAVDQIIAANGGEMVDRSVDAVGYQAVSGTKDNATEVPNIVLENMIRVTRACGGLGIPGLYVPSDPGAGDTATAKGMISLSFGKLFEKGLTLGTGQCNVKAYNRQLRDLIIAGKARPSFVVSHEISLDEAEIAYDKFDKRIEGYTKVIIHPNGGFQDKRPPVVNSPL; from the exons ATGGCGCCGCGAACTATGAAAGCGCTCAACTATGTTGGGCCGTTCAATGTTAAAGTCCAAGAGGTTGAGATGCCTTGCCTAGAGCATCCAGacgacatcatcgtcaaGATCACCAGT GCGGCGATTTGCGGTTCAGATCTCCA TATGTACGAAGGGcgaacagcagcagaggctGGCATTACGTTCG GACACGAGAACCTAGGCATTGTCGAAGAGCTCGGCGATGGAGTGACACTGCTCAAGAAGGGAGACCGGGTAGTCATGCCATTCAATGTCGCCGATGGCCGGTGTCGCAACTGTGAGGACGGAAAGACTGCTTTCTGTACCGGCGTCAACCCAGGGTTCGCGGGCGGCGCTTATGGGTACGTTGCCATGGGTCCTTACCGCGGGG GTCAAGCACAGTACCTCCGCGTCCCGTACGCAGACTTCAACGCCCTCAAGCTTCCCCCCGGCACAGAACATGAAGCAGATTTCATCCTGCTCGCGGATATCTTCCCGACAGGTTGGCACGGGATTGAAATCTCAGGTTTCCAACCGGGCGACTCAGTCGCTGTCTTCGGTGCCGGGCCTGTAGGTCTCATGGCGGCATACAGCGCACAAATTCGTGGTGCCTCACGAGTCTACGTCGTCGATCGAGTGCCTGAGCGCTTAAGAGCCGCCGAGAAGATTGGCGCTGTACCAATTGATTTTACAGCCGGCGATGCGGTCGACCAGATTATCGCAGCGAATGGGGGTGAGATGGTCGATCGGAGTGTCGATGCAGTGGGATATCAGGCTGTGAGTGGGACGAAGGATAATGCGACCGAGGTGCCGAATATTGTTCTTGAGAACATGATTCGTGTCACGAGGGCATGTGGGGGATTAGGGATTCCGGGGCTCTATGTGCCTAG TGACCCCGGCGCTGGTGACACTGCAACGGCAAAGGGTATGATCAGTCTGAGCTTTGGGAAGCTCTTCGAGAAG GGCCTTACCCTCGGCACGGGCCAATGCAATGTAAAAGCGTACAATCGACAGCTGCGCGACTTGATCATCGCTGGCAAAGCAAGGCCTAGCTTCGTCGTCTCGCATGAGATTAGCCTCGATGAGGCGGAAATTGCATATGACAAGTTTGATAAGAGGATTGAAGGATATACCAAGGTCATTATTCATCCGAATGGCGGATTTCAGGACAAGAGGCCGCCGGTCGTGAATTCGCCGTTGTAG
- a CDS encoding uncharacterized protein (transcript_id=CADANIAT00009501), translated as MAQRRSHQKSRHGCLECKRRRVKCDESRPVCANCARRQTDCEYDSSGPLRWMTDEPSRSPRSLSDRQTAPPSPDFSLLRQLRSNSTNSYDSALPALNICDLELMLQWINETYCIFTRGQQTEEIWRKHVPEQALSYPFLMHGILALSALHIACTRTMRAPGDAKSDYLHVAISHQDQALALFREQLADINTSNGKAMFAFASITVLYAFGFPRTPEPGSSAVGDLVQAFVLTRGVQDILNQSMNTILEDRTWAPLQHVNDYDPVLSVQAQAAIERLHKANEACTRQDPILHDSSLYQAAIEHLADLMAGIQSGLGFALACRWVIKLLPAFLERLRDRRPLALTILGHFCAILFRLHDVWFGADWGTRVLREVWFTLDDNWRPLIHGCMEEVFGEQYYGTGR; from the exons ATGGCTCAACGAAGGTCTCACCAGAAatctcgccatggctgcctgGAATGCAAGCGTCGACGAGTCAAG TGCGACGAATCACGACCCGTCTGCGCCAACTGCGCTAGGCGTCAGACAGACTGCGAATATGATTCCTCAGGCCCTCTTCGATGGATGACGGACGAGCCATCGCGTTCGCCGCGTTCCCTTTCCGACCGACAAACAGCACCGCCATCGCCTGACTTTAGCCTGCTGCGCCAGcttcgcagcaacagcacAAATTCCTACGATTCCGCCTTACCTGCGCTGAATATCTGCGACCTCGAATTAATGCTGCAGTGGATAAATGAGACTTATTGCATATTTACTCGAGGTCAACAGACCGAGGAGATCTGGCGCAAACATGTCCCTGAACAAGCCCTTTCTTATCCATTCCTCATGCATGGCATCCTCGCTCTGTCGGCTTTGCATATCGCATGCACCCGAACAATGAGAGCTCCAGGTGACGCCAAGAGCGACTACCTCCATGTTGCCATCTCGCATCAAGACCAGGCGCTCGCGCTTTTCCGCGAACAACTCGCCGACATTAACACCAGCAATGGCAAGGCTATGTTCGCTTTTGCCAGTATTACCGTCTTGTATGCCTTCGGGTTCCCGCGCACTCCTGAGCCGGGTAGTTCTGCGGTTGGCGACCTAGTTCAAGCGTTTGTGCTTACTCGTGGGGTGCAGGACATCCTGAACCAGTCGATGAACACTATTCTTGAAGACCGTACTTGGGCGCCATTACAGCACGTGAACGACTATGATCCTGTTCTTTCAGTACAGGCCCAAGCAGCTATCGAGCGGCTGCACAAAGCTAACGAAGCTTGCACACGGCAGGATCCGATCCTCCATGACTCGAGCCTTTACCAGGCAGCAATTGAACACTTAGCAGACCTTATGGCTGGCATTCAGTCAGGGCTGGGATTTGCGCTGGCGTGTCGGTGGGTGATTAAACTGCTACCGGCATTCTTAGAACGACTACGGGACCGTCGACCGCTGGCTCTAACGATTCTTGGGCATTTCTGCGCGATATTATTTAGGCTTCACGATGTGTGGTTTGGCGCCGATTGGGGCACGCGAGTCTTACGTGAGGTTTGGTTCACCCTTGACGACAACTGGAGGCCGTTGATCCACGGCTGCATGGAAGAGGTATTTGGGGAGCAGTATTATGGGACGGGGAGATGA
- a CDS encoding Leucine Rich Repeat domain protein (transcript_id=CADANIAT00009497) gives MGSRGEAALLQRQGQNLYGQGNWDDAISAFTEALNCPDVDVLSVLDNRAATYTKLVRYDLALKDARHMIKCDKQDERGYLRCAKALLLDGKPEKALEVYAYALKSIPKDKPGRQVVEQMHTKLKEKLVSRCFDPFSVFPLEIARMVVDYFDFRQIVAILRVSKGWDRFLSSMRDLFMRIDFTGARCKIHWSSVLAYIRRSKAMLTHAILTNLTKASIHRSLEYISRCPNLQHLEILSPSSPEAIYNLFKGSKNLKILLVSAQTTIPQATITKLLSSLPNLQRIEIHSASKSRIADTNWPSSLPHLQSITLGTTESGVLDNHVPALYIPRLVDPSIPLPISNLSELRLHSNPQVFVPYPPSFNPANFARLKKLDISGLYIGGDFGLPPSLEFLRIRGGAALEALPFATANASEETGQIQHLDLPNLTTLIFSDVPWVTHLTLHAFVTEAKAPLDVLHVDSCFRITAASLFPILRAGSQLHTLNVAHIMGIEDSTVAVLVEGLRTLKVLNLSYTEITGVTIKALVDTQTAEDKASVECVYVKGCERISSDAIEYGRSKGLVVVT, from the exons ATGGGATCAAGAG GGGAAGCTGCGCTGCTCCAACGACAGGGCCAGAATCTATACGGCCAAGGCAATTGGGACGATGCAATTAGCGCCTTCACTGAG GCACTCAACTGTCCTGATGTAGACGTGCTCTCCGTTCTGGATAATCGAGCTGCAACATACACAAAGCTAGTGCGGTATGACCTTGCTTTAAAGGATGCTAGGCATATGATCAAGTGCGATAAGCAAGATGAGCGA GGGTACCTCCGATGTGCTAAAGCACTCCTGTTGGATGGGAAGCCCGAGAAGGCCCTCGAAGTCTATGCGTACGCGCTAAAATCTATACCAAAAGATAAGCCTGGGCGTCAG GTCGTGGAACAAATGCATACGAAACTGAAAGAGAAGTTGGTATCAAGATGCTTCGATCCGTTCAGTGTATTCCCGCTAGAAATAGCCAGGATGGTTGTGGATTATTTTGATTTTAGGCAGATTGT GGCTATTTTGCGAGTCTCGAAAGGATGGGACCGGTTTCTTTCCTCTATGCGTGATTTATTCATGCGCATAGATTTTACCGGAGCCCGCTGCAAGATTCACTGGTCCTCTGTTCTCGCCTATATTCGTCGTTCTAAAGCGATGCTCACTCATGCCATCTTGACAAACCTCACCAAAGCCTCTATCCATAGGAGTCTCGAGTACATCAGCCGTTGTCCCAACCTCCAGCATCTCGAGATTCTATCACCTTCATCACCAGAAGCCATTTATAACCTCTTCAAGGGCTCAAAGAATCTCAAAATTCTTCTAGTCTCTGCGCAGACAACAATCCCGCAAGCAACAATCACAAAACTATTATCTAGTCTGCCTAACCTCCAACGCATTGAAATCCACAGCGCCTCCAAGTCCCGCATCGCAGACACAAACTGGCCATCATCCCTTCCTCACCTACAGAGCATTACCCTGGGAACAACAGAATCTGGCGTCCTTGATAATCATGTCCCGGCTCTCTACATCCCTCGTCTGGTCGACCCATCCATCCCCCTTCCCATATCAAACCTTTCCGAGCTGCGCCTGCACTCAAATCCGCAGGTCTTCGTTCCTTACCCGCCCTCTTTCAATCCGGCGAATTTTGCACgtctcaagaagctggacatCAGTGGTCTCTATATCGGCGGTGACTTCGGTCTTCCGCCTAGCCTCGAGTTTCTTCGTATTCGCGGAGGCGCAGCGCTTGAAGCTCTTCCATTTGCCACTGCAAATGCAAGCGAAGAAACTGGGCAgattcaacatcttgatCTTCCGAATCTGACCACGCTTATATTTAGCGATGTCCCCTGGGTAACGCACCTCACACTGCACGCCTTCGTTACAGAAGCAAAAGCGCCCCTGGACGTCTTGCACGTGGACAGCTGCTTTCGAATCACGGCAGCATCTCTCTTCCCAATTCTCCGAGCTGGCTCGCAACTGCATACGCTAAACGTCGCACACATAATGGGGATTGAAGACTCAACGGTGGCTGTTCTTGTTGAGGGGTTGCGGACGCTAAAAGTTCTCAACCTGTCTTATACCGAAATTACGGGCGTTACTATCAAAGCACTTGTGGATACGCAAACAGCGGAGGATAAGGCAAGTGTGGAGTGTGTCTATGTCAAGGGCTGTGAGAGGATCTCGTCGGACGCTATAGAGTATGGACGGTCTAAAGGTCTGGTTGTTGTTACATGA
- a CDS encoding sugar phosphate isomerase/epimerase family protein (transcript_id=CADANIAT00009495), translating to MVVISRFRSLWGVEPGPQQSEWKQKFVEWKAHGYGTVLSGIEIDFAGMSPEELQLLRSICDEYSSYAASNRSSLFSSWPKYIGRRPPGLTTDDHAEFFRSQLRLASILKPVRVNAQSGADHFSWDDSVAFYKKALQVEKEEGFDGRVCHETHRNRSLFNPYAADYILQKVPELTITADISHWVVVCERLLDRNEEDQDILKRVIPHVGHIHTRMGTTQASQCPEPLNQAFAEERAFFEKFWLDIVKHKQQTDSNGRLTFVPEYGPFPYHPIGTAQSHGDLADSEGARLEKLFKSAVGQ from the exons ATGGTCGTCATCTCGCGCTTTAGATCTCTCTGGGGTGTTGAGCCCGGTCCCCAGCAGTCGGAGTGGAAGCAGAAGTTCGTTGAGTGGAAAGCACATGGATACGGTACTGTCCTTT CCGGGATTGAGATCGACTTTGCCGGCATGAGCCCCGAGGAACTCCAGCTTCTGCGCAGCATTTGCGACGAG TATTCGTCTTACGCAGCGTCTAATAGAAGCAGCTTGTTCTCGTCCTGGCCGAAATACATTGGCCGTCGTCCTCCTGGCTTAACAACAGATGATCACGCCGAGTTCTTCAGATCACAGCTTAGACTCGCCTCGATATTGAAGCCTGTGAGGGTTAATGCGCAGTCGGGGGC TGACCATTTCAGCTGGGACGACTCGGTGGCGTTCTACAAAAAGGCGCTCCAggtggagaaggaagagggatTCGACGGCCGAGTGTGCCATGAGACTCACCGCAACCGATCCCTCTTCAATCCCTACGCTGCAGACTACATCCTGCAGAAAGTGCCCGA GCTAACGATCACCGCCGACATCTCACACTGGGTCGTCGTATGCGAGCGGCTTCTCGATAGAAATGAGGAGGACCAGGATATCCTCAAGAGAGTCATTCCTCAT GTCGGTCACATCCACACTCGCATGGGCACGACGCAAGCCTCACAGTGCCCTGAGCCCTTGAACCAGGCTTTCGCCGAGGAACGAGCATTTTTCGAGAAATTCTGGCTTGACATTGTGAAGCACAAGCAGCAGACTGATTCTAATGGCCGGCTTACTTTTGTTCCGGAATATGG GCCGTTCCCGTATCATCCTATCGGTACTGCGCAAAGCCATGGAGATCTTGCTGATAGTGAGGGGGCAcggttggagaagctgttTAAGAGTGCTGTTGGCCAGTGA
- a CDS encoding nicotinate phosphoribosyltransferase (transcript_id=CADANIAT00009494) produces MGEHSLLPDGVFSLLDTDLYKLTMQCAILKYFPDVQVTYGFTNRTPHMKLTRGAYKWMLAQMDKLANIRVTEDEIAFLKRRCPYFNTAYLDFLTNFRLKPSEQIDINFTPVNDTGSDSDFGDIDYIVKGAWVDTILYEIPLLALTSQAYFMFSDKDWNYECQEGKAYRKGYVLLENGCTFSEFGTRRRRSYHTQDLVMQGLCRAAREGKAKGLPGVFTGSSNVHFAMKYDVDPVGTVAHEWYMTIAAITDDYENANEMALKYWLGCFGEGVLGIALTDTFGTPAFLDAFRKPIPDYTSAGTGAVSTTASGPSTTAESNIQSEAETKAPITAPLSPDHPPPAVKTYAQVYAGVRQDSGDPSYFVKMARDFYDREGITGTKTVVFSDSLDIEHCLEYKVLAEEAGFKPVFGVGTFFTNDFINTTTNEKSQPLNIVIKISSANGRAAVKLSDNMGKNTGDKDTVQAVKKRLGYVEHEWEEGDERNRWARK; encoded by the exons ATGGGCGAGCACTCCCTGCTTCCGGACGGGGTCTTCTCTCTGCTTGATACAGATTTGTACAAGCTGACGATGCAATGCGCGATCCTCAAATACTTTCCGGACGTCC AGGTTACCTATGGCTTCACGAACCGAACCCCGCATATGAAGTTGACGCGAGGTGCATACAAATGGATGCTGGCTCAAATGGATA AGCTCGCAAATATCCGCGTTACAGAAGACGAAATTGCGTTCCTCAAAAGGCGCTGCCCTTACTTTAACACCGCCTACCTGGACTTCCTGACGAATTTCCGCCTCAAGCCCTCCGAGCAGATTGATATAAACTTTACACCCGTAAATGATACAGGAAGCGACAGTGACTTCGGCGACATTGATTATATAGTCAAGGGTGCCTGGGTGGATACGATCCTATATGAGATCCCCTTACTGGCCCTGACTAGCCAGGCATACTTCATGTTCAGCGATAAGGACTGGAACTACGAGTGCCAGGAAGGGAAGGCATACCGGAAGGGATATGTTCTGCTAGAGAATGGCTGCACCTTTTCAGAGTTTGGGACCAGGCGGCGCCGCAGCTACCACACCCAGGACCTTGTTATGCAGGGGCTCTGTCGGGCTGCTAGGGAGGGAAAGGCCAAGGGTTTACCAGGTGTCTTTACCGGCAGTAGCAATGTCCACTTTGCGATGAAGTATGATGTTGATCCGGTCGGGACAGTAGCGCACGAGTGGTACATGACCATTGCAGCGATCACGGACGACTACGAGAATGCAAACGAGATGGCCCTGAAGTACTGGCTTGGTTGCTTTGGTGAAGGT GTCCTCGGGATCGCACTAACAGACACCTTTGGCACCCCTGCCTTCCTCGACGCTTTCCGCAAACCTATCCCCGATTATACCTCCGCCGGCACTGGCGCCGTCTCAACAACAGCTTCAGGGCCCAGCACGACTGCCGAATCCAATATTCAGAGCGAAGCCGAAACCAAAGCCCCCATCACAGCGCCGCTTTCCCCAGACCACCCTCCACCCGCCGTTAAAACGTATGCCCAGGTCTACGCAGGCGTACGTCAGGACTCAGGCGACCCATCTTATTTCGTAAAGATGGCCCGCGATTTCTACGACCGTGAGGGCATTACAGGGACAAAGACAGTGGTATTCTCGGACTCGTTGGACATCGAGCACTGTCTTGAGTATAAAGTTCTAGcagaggaggctgggttCAAGCCTGTTTTTGGCGTTGGGACATTCTTCACGA ATGACTTCATCAATACAACCACGAACGAAAAATCGCAACCGCTCAACATTGTCATAAAAATTTCCTCTGCTAATGGCCGGGCCGCTGTCAAGCTAAGCGACAATATGGGCAAGAATACGGGCGACAAGGATACAGTCCAGGCTGTCAAGAAGAGGCTGGGGTACGTCGAGCATgaatgggaagaaggtgaTGAGCGGAATCGGTGGGCTCGGAAGTGA
- a CDS encoding RTA1 domain-containing protein (transcript_id=CADANIAT00009500) produces the protein MSGGFEGWKAYLYDPSTAAAAIFIVLYGIVTGIHSYYLFRTRTRFFIPMVLGGYFEFIGYIGRAISSAQTPDWTLGPYIMQSVLLLVAPALFAASIYMYLGRIIALVRGEKFSFIRVSWMTKIFVAGDVLSFLMQSSGASMNPCCLYELMVVGAGILVTNSQQMGENIIVGGLFVQIIFFGFFVTCSFIFQRRISSNANALGNASTTPWLKHLYALYGSSILILIRSIFRVVEYLQGWDGYLLRNEAFIYVFDALLMWLVLVIFVVIHPSEVNCLLGRGRVMITKGGLSISEVAV, from the exons ATGTCGGGCGGTTTCGAGGGCTGGAAAGCCTACCTCTATGACCCCTCCACGGCAGCGGCCGCCATTTTCATCGTTCTCTACGGCATCGTGACAGGAATTCATAGTTACTACCTCTTCCGGACGAGGACGCGGTTTTTCATACCGATGGTGCTCGGAGGATACT TTGAGTTTATAGGATATATCGGCCGAGCGATATCATCTGCCCAGACACCTGACTGGACGCTGGGGCCTTATATAATGCAGAGCGTGCTGCTGTTGGTTGCACCCGCGCTTTTCGCCGCGAGTATCTACATGTACCTGGGTCGCATCATCGCGCTTGTGCGGGGCGAGAAATTCTCCTTTATTCGCGTCAGCTGGATGACCAAGATCTTCGTCGCGGGCGACGTCCTCAGTTTCTTGATGCAGTCCTCAGGTGCGTCAATGAATCCGTGTTGTCTGTATGAGCTAATGGTTGTAGGCGCGGGGATCCTCGTAACAAACTCGCAGCAAATGGGCGAGAATATCATTGTGGGCGGCCTCTTCGTGCAAATAATCTTCTTCGGTTTCTTTGTTACCTGCTCGTTCATATTCCAGCGTCGAATCAGCAGCAACGCCAATGCGCTCGGGAACGCCAGCACAACACCATGGCTAAAGCACTTGTATGCGCTATACGGCTCCAGCATCCTGATTTTGATTCGGTCCATCTTCCGCGTGGTAGAGTATCTCCAAGGGTGGGATGGCTATCTGTTGCGGAATGAAGCATTCATATACGTGTTCGATGCACTGCTGATGTGGTTGGTGCTAGTGATCTTCGTGGTCATCCACCCGAGCGAGGTGAATTGTCTTCTGGGCCGGGGGCGTGTTATGATAACCAAAGGAGGATTGAGTATCAGCGAGGTTGCGGTGTAA